TGGGGGTTCGAGGATGGTCAAGGGATGAGGGTTGAGGATTTGGTGGGTGCGGAGGGGATAATAAACTTGGAATGTCACTTATGCAACTTGTTTTTCGTTAGGACTTATTTGTGACTTCAAAAACATAAGATgacttatttgtttatttgaataGGTTTACCTAAGCTCTGGATGGAAACCAATTATGCGaccattcattgcataatataaaatttatgattaatggATTGATCCACTAAATAATATGACTATATATCCATGTATTGGTCCAGCTATTACGGTTGACACAATGGCTGATGTTCTTAAGTGTGCCTACTCTGCAAGCTAACTTGTGCGGACTCTTAACTTTCAAAGTCATGCCCCTGTCAAATTCTCCAAAACTAtactacttttggagaatccgacATGCACCCACTGACATTTTGAAGAGTTCGACCAGCATAGTCTGCAAGTATCTCCTGCTCTCTGGTTTGGGCAGGAGAAAAGAATATTTCTTGAACCCGCGATGAAAAGGAAAACTGAGTACACAATTGCATGCCTTTCTGCACATCAGCTTTTCAGCTACTAGTCTTTCTGCAGAACTTCTCGTTAGGTCTATTAGCTACTGCCTAACCAGTTGAAGGTTGATTGGTGAATAGTAGGTGAAAAGATAGTAGGTTTCAAAGATTTATTAATATCGTTTTGGAAGGATGGATCACCTGCTCCCCCTACAGTCTGAGATCCCCTGTTGCAGCTTGTTCTCATAATATATCGCAGAATCAAGCTTTTGAAGCTATTGAGTAGTAGTATTCCTTCAGTATATCACGGAAGACTTCTAAGGactatttattgtttattgtggtTAACCTATTGACCTCCCACCACCATTCTCTGCATATGAACCATGTTTCAAACTATTCTTCTGTTATTGTGCAGGATCACATAGTCCAACACTAGTTGAAAATGGGTTGCTCTGCAAGAAGGATCTCAATGATGAGAGAGAGAAATGTCATGAGGAGACCAACTCCCTCAGTAACAAGAAACTCAAGGAAAGCACAAGAGGTAATGACAGACTATACAACTTTGCTTGTGCAGGAGTAGCATTGAACCTAAAAAGGAAGCTTTGTTTGGAAGGTTCGGGTCTGTTGAAGAGATCAAGAACAGATGAATATGATTCAGGTTTGTTACTATAGAATTGGCTTAATGGTGCCTTAATATTATCTCAATCTTTGAGCTCATGTTCCACATTAGGAAGCTCAATGTGAACTGTTGTACTCTTATCTCTTCTTCTCATATCACCGTGGTTATTCCTGGTGTATTTTCAGGTTTAAGAGAGGAACGAGTGGAATTCCCAAACGCTGATAGACCACTTTTATGCAATTTAGCTAGTGAAAAGCTGAAAAGGTTTAGAGATGATGAGATGGTTGTAACCACCCCATTCAAGAGGATACGATAATTGGGGCCAAACACAAAGTTGTGTTAGTTAGGTAGTTGTATATTGAAGTTACAGTTACCATTGTACTCACCTGTAAATACTTGCCAATCGGTTAAAGTAGTTGCTGACACAAAAGTTTCAAATTGCAACAGCATTTTTTGAGTTTTGTCAAAGTAGATTATGGCTTGTTCAATGTAGTTTCCGATGGGCAACATGTCCATTTACCTTTTCTAAATGCCTACATTATTCAGGGTACAGTTAAATTTGTGGTAAAGCAACTTTTAGAAGAGCAAAAGTGTATGAACTTGTACATCTAACCTTCCTTTTTGAAACATTTCTTAGTTACAAGATCGAAAATTCTGGTACCTGATAACAAATGAAGTTGAGTATGTCCGATGCAGGAATCAGACAcgaaaaaaaaaggaactgaCCATAGTGGTTGACAATTAATTTGGATGATACAATGCAGAATCCTAAACAAGGGAGATTTTGTTTGATTGATGAAATCTATGCTCTAAGTCCCGTGGCAATCATGTAACATATAGTACAAAACTTCTTTCTGTAGCTTCATTTGGAGGTCATCCATAGAAGTACTGCCAGGCAGCAGCAATACCAGCCACCAGTATCACTCTGAGAATCAGCTTATAACTGACTTTTGATGAAGAGGATGGGGGCGGTGGTTCCAACGGTTTTCCTCTCAATTTAGCTGATAACTTGGACAGTAGCACGCCTATCGGACCACTGGGCTTGGCAGCTGTAAGCACGCAGAAAAGAAAGATCGAGATCAACATCTGAAAGACTCACTTAATTACCCAATCATATATCAAACAACTTCATTCAAGCTAGTTGGTGTTAGCTATAAGAATACTGTCTATATCCTtgtccatttcattcaactgcTAAACAAAACTAGTATCAAGATCAATATCTGAAACGCTAACTTAAGCTTAACCTTATCTCAGCTACAATTCCACATCAAATTAACTGTGCAAGGCTTAAAGCTAAAAGGATtctctctatttattttattctaatcgTATCCATTTCATCCAACTACTACATAATTTGTAGTTTAAGAAAAATTAGGATTCTGTAGGACTAGGGATTCTCCAAATGGCACCCTTAACCCTACGATGACATATCAGCATCGATTCTTGGGAAACACCAAGACTGTAAGTTGAACAATACAATAGCCCAAATTCCAACAAGTTGGTAATAGATCTTTTGCTTTCATTACTGGAACTAAAGATATTAAGTCGACTGCGTGAAGATAAATATACATCCATGCAAATCCAACTGAGACTGACTACTTTCACCATTCAGTAGAATCCCAGTGAAATGTGCAGTTAAATTTTCAGAATTATAGCATCTTAGTCTTCACCAGAGAAAATTTACCTTTATTTTTCAGAAGCCTTTCCTCCTCATCAACACGCCTACGTAACGCATTAAGCAGTGATCCAAAATATAGAGCAAATACAGTGCATGTAATCGTGATGACATTGTATGGCATGCTAAAATCAGGAGTGGTCAAGGGTACAAGCAGTACTTCTGTGTACCATAGAACAGGGCTTTCTTCCTGGAAAGAAGCAGATGCTCAATATAATGCATATCCAATACAATATCATATTACATCAGAGCTTCACTTGTTTAACAATTGGTACCTGTAGCTTGGATAAGATAGGTGACTTGCAAGCAGATTTATCCTCAAATAAATCCATCTTTGTTTTGATCCCAGGAAACCTGATTAAAGCTGATGGAATGTCAAATCCCTGGTTAGCATCTGGAGGATACTCATCGATGTGCAGAAAACCCTGTGAAGGAATCCAGAGAAATAAAGGTAATGTTAAACGATTTTCAGTCTATCACTGAAGTTAATATGCATGTTGCTTTCTACCAGTTACATTAGATTCAGTTCCACATAGATACAGGAGTAGAAATAAAAGAGATCACCTTTATGTTTCAACCATCCCTATCCCTTGCCCAGACAAAATTACAAGCTAACCACACAAGCGGATATAAAGAAGTTTAGAAGTTGAAGACGACAGAAAGACCTGACAGCATCTGATATCCTTTCAACTTATAAGGTACTTGTCACTCCTCCATGTACAAATATTTTCATGTGAAACCTGCTTGGGCCACAAAGATTACGTCTATACATACCAATCTCTCTCCTATACAACTACTCCTAAATGAGATAATTAGATAGCTCGTTCTTAGAAGAGCTTAAGAAATATAATGAGAAGATTAGATAGCTGTCCTATCTGACCACTGTTCTTTGATATTGGCAATCAAACTCCAATCTCAATAAAACTTAGATTTCAGCGGATTTATTCTAGATAAACTGTAAAAGGGGATAGGTACCTTATCAAACTCCAATGTCAATATCACCGAGTGCACATCACATGGCAACCGCAATGCTATTTCCATTAGCCCAGGGGAAACCTTGTCTTCAGAAGGCGAAACGTTTGTCCTTTCTACAACATCTGCTAAACTGTGAAGACGTTCATCTAGAAACACTTTAAGTGTATGGTAATAAACCTTGATATACCAAGGCACAACTTGGAATACATCAACACGTAACAAGCATCTTCCTTCCTCGTTGACAGAAGATTTTGCATACTCACTTATACCTACAGACTTCAAGGAGATGGCTATGGCACCCCTTTCATTCCCACTTCCCATAAGGAACCTGCGAGCCTGCAAGGGTGCCAGTTGAGATGACCATGTCACGGGACGCTTCCACCTGAACTCCAAGTCGAATGGCCTTGAATCACTATAATTTTCTAGAGCAAATTCATATAGAAGGGATGACTCCTTCAGAAAGCCATTAGCTTCTTTAATTACCCTGACTGCGGACTCAGACATTTCAAAGCTCATGTCACTCCAAGCTTCAGATATCAAATTCCCAACATCAGATTGCTGTTGCGTCTCTGAAGTAGCCTTCAATTCAGACACCAAATCCGGCTCTAATTGGACATACACATTACTAGCATTTGAAAGAACACACCTTCCACTAACTTTCCGTCCAAACAATGTGCTCAGTGACCAACTTGGCTGCTGTATTGAGCCAAcagatgatgtcatgccacttCCTAAAGTAACCGGTTGGAGAACAACAGTAAGTGTCTGTTCAAGCACCATTCCAGAACTTTCTGCAGCTAGATCAAATTCATTTGAGATTAAATGCAACCTCTGAGAGTGATAAAATCCTCTGTAGATAGAAGGTCTGTCCATCAATGCAGAAAGTCCAGCTTTGTCTCGGCAAGGAAGCAACTTTAGCCAGGGAGTGAGGTTCTCTGTGCAAACAGCCTCACGGGGCAAGGTGCCATATCTGATATTTGTAGCAAATGACTTGAAGCTCCATTGAGGAGAAGAATAAGCAGTTGATGACTCTAGGAAGTTAATAGAAGCACAAAAGAGCCCTGAAAGAGCATGTGTTAAATTTCTCCACGAAGCGTCGACCTGATGTTGTGGAACATCAAAAGTAGCCCAGAGTTCAACTCCAGGAGGCTTCGCATTTCTACTTGAAATGGGATCATATCCACCCCAGCGTGCATAATTCCAGCGACCTTGTGTGAACGACAGCTCCATTTCTCGAACTCTAAATTTATGGACCTAATTACACAGTGAGTGTTATGTTTTCATGCAACCAACTGCTTGTCatgaatgagaaaaaataacaacCTAGAGCATGCAAGAAGCATTCAGACAAAAACTCACGCCACCTCACTATTTATTAGTGGTAGGTAAGTACACAATATTTTTAAGGATAATAAAAGACAAACAATTAAAACCATAATTGCAACTTTCCTTTTCATCATCCTATCTTAATTACCACAATTCCCCTGTTCTACAGAAGTTGCATTTGTATACAATGATTAACAGTTATCATATCCGTTACGGAAAGATACCCATCtttgatattaattatctaGATAGAAGACACTCATAGTATATCATCCACCAATCAATTAGTTATGTCTCCATCCCTAACTAGTTGGGACTGGCCACATGAATGCCCTGTATCCCTTCTGCTCCATTTGGTCCCATTTCATTCTAATACTAAATGATTGGTCTTTTAAGGTACATTATGTCTTCCTTAGAGTTAAAAGTTCTTAAATCTCAGGCCTATCTCTACACATTTATACTGATAAAAAAACTGGGAAATAATGTAAATATGATACCCTTAATTCCAACTAGTTCGTATTACTGCCATTGTGCTATGGTTTCAGCTAAGTAAGCATTGAGTCTAATTTTCTGAGATATACCTACAGAACTAAAAATTGACATTATCGTTTCAGATAAGAAGATTATTAAGAAAccgaaaatgaagaaaaagagatTGATGCATCCAAAAGTGTACCAGCTGATAAATGGATTTGGGGAAAAGATGGTGGTGGCTGCCATGTGTTCGAGTTGGTGGGACTTTACTATCGAAATGAAAATGAGCAAGCACTTTACGATCTGGCAATGGCCTCAACAAGAGTGCTTCTGAGAACTGTTCAATTTGATCTTCCTCTTCGGCAATAATTGACCCGAAACACTTAAAGAGCAGAAGAAAAAGCAAAATTGATCTTAACCGAACCATTAATGGAGCTCCTGTGTTATCGTTGATATTGAAACTGGGAATATGTGAAAGATAAATCGAACAATTCCGCCATTACAAGAGCTTCAAGGTGTGTTAAAACTTAGATCAAAGGTTTGAACAATTTTGGATCCATTGGGGTTTTGGCTGGTTGACCCGTTTAGACTTGTGCTATATTTCCCGTCGATCCGATCCCATTTGGTTCTTTTTGCTTATATACTAATCTATTCTTACATTCTCTTTTAAAATAAACGgaaaaagctaaaaaaatatcttgaacTATCAGAATTAGCTCACATATATCCTTAATTTAAATTCtggctcaaaaatacccttctgtTAAAGTATTGGTCACTTTTATCCTTACTTTTTGACAGAGGTGTGTTAAGTGTCACATGGATGCCACATAAGTGCCAAACAACCTCACCTCCACATAGATTCATAAAAtctaaattacttatttttccCTCATTTCTCTAATAGATACAATTTTGACTCATTCTTATTTCTCTAAAACATAATACGATTCCTCTTTCTTTCTCATATATGATTTTTCCTCTCTCTTATACGATTTCTCCTAGTGTT
The nucleotide sequence above comes from Solanum pennellii chromosome 9, SPENNV200. Encoded proteins:
- the LOC107031518 gene encoding uncharacterized protein LOC107031518; amino-acid sequence: MEGDSNKQIGIKLLCPLVSNMVISIMVWEEERLDLGYIARIFGLDPLTLKINGHFISKGVDFIASSVTWKSLLSFFSARGFSTHPLIIQGNLSKLGSKRSHSPTLVENGLLCKKDLNDEREKCHEETNSLSNKKLKESTRGNDRLYNFACAGVALNLKRKLCLEGSGLLKRSRTDEYDSGLREERVEFPNADRPLLCNLASEKLKRFRDDEMVVTTPFKRIR
- the LOC107031517 gene encoding GPI transamidase component PIG-T, encoding MVRLRSILLFLLLFKCFGSIIAEEEDQIEQFSEALLLRPLPDRKVLAHFHFDSKVPPTRTHGSHHHLFPKSIYQLVHKFRVREMELSFTQGRWNYARWGGYDPISSRNAKPPGVELWATFDVPQHQVDASWRNLTHALSGLFCASINFLESSTAYSSPQWSFKSFATNIRYGTLPREAVCTENLTPWLKLLPCRDKAGLSALMDRPSIYRGFYHSQRLHLISNEFDLAAESSGMVLEQTLTVVLQPVTLGSGMTSSVGSIQQPSWSLSTLFGRKVSGRCVLSNASNVYVQLEPDLVSELKATSETQQQSDVGNLISEAWSDMSFEMSESAVRVIKEANGFLKESSLLYEFALENYSDSRPFDLEFRWKRPVTWSSQLAPLQARRFLMGSGNERGAIAISLKSVGISEYAKSSVNEEGRCLLRVDVFQVVPWYIKVYYHTLKVFLDERLHSLADVVERTNVSPSEDKVSPGLMEIALRLPCDVHSVILTLEFDKGFLHIDEYPPDANQGFDIPSALIRFPGIKTKMDLFEDKSACKSPILSKLQEESPVLWYTEVLLVPLTTPDFSMPYNVITITCTVFALYFGSLLNALRRRVDEEERLLKNKAAKPSGPIGVLLSKLSAKLRGKPLEPPPPSSSSKVSYKLILRVILVAGIAAAWQYFYG